One stretch of Natronobacterium gregoryi SP2 DNA includes these proteins:
- a CDS encoding ABC transporter permease, which translates to MTAILRLESRKRVRGSALLLAVFAVLSTLYFSMFPGIQEEMDVFEAAFPDYMFDIFGIEELHTIEGFIAAEIYSFFWSLLLAIYFAYVGAGLIASDVQDRTMDLTLSNPVSRESVVLQKVAALWVPLVALNVGVPIIVSVGALAIGESFDPIALAMVHLLSIPYLLVCAGIGLVLSVVDHVRRARATALILVFVLWLVDGVSRVDSDYEWIGAFTPSRYWEETDILLHEEYAFADALLLLVVFLALVCLAVVVFVRRDI; encoded by the coding sequence ATGACGGCCATCCTCCGACTCGAGTCCAGGAAACGCGTCCGGGGTTCGGCGCTCCTCCTCGCCGTGTTCGCCGTGCTATCGACGCTTTACTTCTCGATGTTTCCCGGCATCCAGGAGGAGATGGACGTCTTCGAGGCGGCGTTTCCGGACTACATGTTCGACATATTCGGGATCGAGGAGCTTCACACGATCGAGGGGTTCATCGCCGCCGAAATCTACTCGTTCTTCTGGAGTCTCCTGCTGGCTATCTACTTCGCCTACGTCGGGGCCGGACTGATCGCGAGCGACGTCCAGGACCGGACGATGGACCTCACGCTGTCGAACCCGGTCTCTCGCGAGTCGGTCGTCCTCCAGAAGGTCGCCGCGCTGTGGGTCCCCCTGGTCGCGTTGAACGTCGGCGTTCCGATCATCGTCTCCGTCGGCGCGCTCGCCATCGGCGAGTCGTTCGATCCCATCGCGCTCGCGATGGTCCACCTGCTCTCGATCCCTTATCTGCTAGTCTGTGCCGGAATCGGGCTCGTACTCTCCGTCGTCGACCACGTGAGACGCGCCAGGGCCACAGCCCTGATACTGGTGTTCGTGCTCTGGCTGGTCGACGGCGTCTCCCGCGTGGACTCGGACTACGAGTGGATCGGCGCGTTCACGCCGAGTCGGTACTGGGAGGAGACGGACATCCTCCTCCACGAGGAGTACGCGTTCGCCGACGCCTTGCTCCTTCTGGTGGTGTTTCTCGCCCTGGTCTGCCTCGCGGTCGTCGTCTTCGTCCGCCGGGATATCTGA
- a CDS encoding glycoside hydrolase family 2 protein, producing MTDEWSGGRVIDRERDGPPAVESWQPVSVPDRRPEFGDAGERGPIAYKTTIEEPRSSDDERAWLAVRGGYGRTTVWLDGERRGESAFGFVPVRFTFDPGQSSELIVVCEPPDAFTGIRGTDEVPSSLSTPSIRWGVDVESRPAAFIRRLETRPRLQHRDDDSTYGVLDIELEVDAGVAIDDAIRLTVRPNERGGSATMERVPVTAAAGERTTVSRTVELRDPSLWWPRGYGHQHRYSVRAKLGDDAAERLVGFRRVERDDEGLLVNGQRVRARGFTRLPGGDPVDDVTRALEANATLIRARAHVPDPAFHAACDEAGLLVWQDLPASGPEFAAGVADVVERGRELAATLAEEYGSHPSIVLYGAQDEPAAPFDAPVGSGITGRLAVRYRAWRTSVERQPAEEIAEAFPDDTPVVPVTGPVGTDPDGAHLSTGWEYLEASDLPWLLETYPSLVEVVGGLDAGSLVADADPAGVPGLNEDALARHETDPEASRIYQARTLKRGIETLRREGCGIFATAPIRDVAQGGGMGVTAADGEPKPAYEPVSDALEPVQAVLDEPPASGRAIGITVCNDTPAVLEATVEWAAGEESGEETLLADALGTSDAGALTVPADADVVELTVVADDRAATNRYRL from the coding sequence ATGACAGACGAGTGGAGCGGCGGGCGGGTGATCGACCGGGAGAGAGACGGGCCACCGGCAGTCGAGTCCTGGCAGCCGGTTTCCGTTCCGGATCGGCGACCCGAGTTCGGTGACGCGGGCGAGAGAGGACCGATCGCGTACAAGACGACGATCGAAGAGCCACGCTCGAGCGACGACGAACGCGCGTGGCTCGCGGTCCGTGGCGGGTACGGACGGACGACAGTCTGGCTCGACGGTGAGAGACGAGGCGAGTCGGCGTTCGGATTCGTCCCGGTCCGGTTCACGTTCGACCCCGGGCAGTCCAGCGAACTGATCGTCGTTTGTGAGCCGCCTGACGCCTTTACTGGCATCCGCGGTACCGACGAGGTTCCGTCGTCGCTCTCGACGCCGAGTATCAGGTGGGGGGTCGACGTCGAGTCACGTCCCGCAGCGTTTATTCGGCGACTGGAGACACGCCCTCGTCTGCAACATCGGGACGACGACTCGACGTACGGCGTGCTCGACATCGAACTCGAGGTCGACGCGGGCGTCGCGATCGACGACGCCATCAGACTGACCGTCCGGCCGAACGAACGCGGAGGCAGCGCGACGATGGAACGGGTTCCGGTGACCGCGGCTGCCGGCGAGCGAACGACGGTCTCGCGGACGGTCGAACTCCGCGATCCGTCGTTGTGGTGGCCACGTGGCTACGGCCACCAGCACCGATACTCCGTCCGTGCGAAACTCGGCGACGACGCGGCAGAACGGCTCGTCGGATTCAGGCGAGTCGAACGCGACGACGAGGGACTGCTCGTCAATGGCCAGCGGGTTCGTGCCCGTGGATTCACCCGACTCCCGGGCGGTGATCCGGTCGACGACGTGACGCGAGCACTCGAGGCCAACGCGACGTTAATTCGTGCGCGTGCACACGTCCCGGACCCGGCGTTCCACGCGGCCTGTGACGAGGCAGGGCTGCTCGTCTGGCAGGACCTTCCCGCGAGCGGCCCCGAGTTCGCGGCTGGTGTGGCAGATGTCGTCGAACGCGGCCGAGAACTGGCGGCAACTCTCGCCGAGGAGTATGGCTCACACCCCAGTATCGTGCTCTACGGCGCTCAAGACGAACCCGCAGCTCCGTTCGATGCTCCTGTCGGGAGTGGGATCACGGGCAGACTCGCCGTCAGGTATCGTGCCTGGCGGACATCGGTCGAGCGGCAACCTGCCGAAGAGATCGCCGAAGCGTTCCCGGACGACACGCCGGTCGTCCCGGTCACCGGCCCGGTCGGGACCGATCCCGACGGAGCCCACCTCTCGACGGGGTGGGAGTATCTCGAGGCCAGTGATCTTCCCTGGTTGCTCGAGACCTATCCCTCGCTTGTCGAGGTCGTTGGTGGACTCGACGCCGGCTCGCTCGTGGCTGACGCCGATCCGGCCGGCGTTCCCGGCCTGAACGAGGATGCACTCGCTCGCCACGAGACCGACCCGGAAGCGTCTCGGATCTACCAGGCACGAACGCTGAAGCGGGGTATCGAGACGCTGCGCCGCGAGGGGTGTGGGATCTTCGCCACCGCCCCGATCCGTGACGTCGCCCAGGGCGGCGGGATGGGCGTTACGGCGGCCGACGGCGAGCCGAAGCCGGCTTACGAACCAGTTTCAGATGCTCTCGAGCCGGTGCAGGCAGTCCTGGATGAGCCACCCGCCTCCGGTCGAGCGATCGGTATCACGGTCTGTAACGACACGCCAGCGGTGCTTGAAGCGACGGTCGAGTGGGCGGCCGGCGAGGAAAGTGGCGAGGAAACGCTCCTCGCCGACGCGCTCGGGACGAGCGATGCCGGGGCCCTGACCGTTCCCGCCGACGCTGATGTCGTCGAGCTAACCGTTGTAGCGGACGATCGGGCCGCTACGAACCGATATCGTTTATAG
- a CDS encoding DUF5791 family protein, whose amino-acid sequence MFHEQRTTVPDSPAQLREEYRSELTATVDDHGLETAVDETGLDRSTLEGVLDGDASDISLEEAAEILALEEGIRDAETVVTMATENLLMGMSTAVMDVDAVESELEIEMDAKEAQQKIERRASMSFEEYVHLQHVIVGNMP is encoded by the coding sequence ATGTTCCACGAACAGCGAACGACTGTCCCCGATTCGCCCGCGCAACTCCGTGAGGAGTATCGCTCGGAACTCACCGCGACCGTCGACGACCACGGCCTCGAGACGGCCGTCGACGAGACGGGTCTCGACCGGTCGACGCTCGAGGGAGTCCTCGACGGCGACGCCTCAGACATCTCACTCGAGGAAGCAGCCGAGATTCTCGCGCTCGAGGAGGGGATTCGGGATGCCGAGACCGTCGTGACGATGGCAACCGAGAACCTGCTGATGGGGATGTCGACGGCCGTCATGGACGTCGACGCCGTCGAGAGCGAACTCGAGATCGAGATGGATGCGAAAGAAGCTCAACAGAAAATAGAGCGACGTGCGTCCATGTCGTTCGAGGAGTACGTTCACCTGCAGCACGTGATCGTGGGCAATATGCCCTAG
- a CDS encoding coiled-coil protein, with translation MVDESKNIELTEDDLENKSKGELIKKAGQLRDRRNELNQMASDRASKRDDLNAKTREKVDEAQEHREKRDELNEQVQEHKDKRNELNAEANELFDKVEQLKSDMELDEGKDLEELEEEIEQLEFKQQTEVLSSEEEQELIEKIESKREEYEERKEKLEQNEDLEELVEEAEEVRSEASKHHQKVTELADKAQEHHNQMIEAYREADDIRDEADEMHEKFVDAQEAADRHHEDFVRVQKRLRELDKQEEEERKTERDKKKEEAKEEAEEIYQKFKEGETLDTEDLMKLQKTGLL, from the coding sequence ATGGTAGACGAATCGAAGAACATCGAACTGACAGAGGACGACCTAGAGAACAAATCGAAAGGCGAGCTCATCAAGAAGGCCGGACAGCTCCGGGACCGACGAAACGAGCTCAACCAGATGGCTTCCGACCGCGCTTCCAAGCGCGACGACCTGAACGCGAAGACTCGCGAGAAGGTCGACGAGGCTCAAGAGCACCGCGAAAAGCGCGACGAGCTAAACGAGCAGGTCCAAGAGCACAAGGACAAACGAAACGAGCTCAACGCCGAAGCGAACGAACTGTTCGACAAAGTCGAACAGCTCAAGTCGGACATGGAACTCGACGAAGGCAAAGACCTCGAAGAACTCGAGGAGGAAATCGAACAACTCGAGTTCAAACAGCAGACCGAGGTCCTCTCGAGCGAGGAAGAGCAGGAACTGATCGAGAAGATCGAGTCCAAACGCGAAGAGTACGAAGAGCGCAAAGAAAAGCTCGAGCAAAACGAGGATCTCGAAGAACTCGTCGAGGAAGCCGAAGAAGTCCGCTCCGAAGCCTCCAAGCACCACCAGAAGGTCACGGAGCTTGCGGACAAGGCTCAGGAGCACCACAACCAGATGATCGAGGCCTACCGCGAGGCCGACGACATCCGTGACGAAGCCGACGAGATGCACGAGAAGTTCGTCGACGCTCAGGAGGCTGCCGACCGTCATCACGAGGACTTCGTCCGCGTCCAGAAGCGACTGCGCGAACTGGACAAACAGGAGGAAGAAGAGCGCAAGACCGAGCGAGACAAGAAGAAAGAAGAGGCCAAAGAAGAGGCCGAAGAGATCTATCAGAAGTTCAAGGAAGGCGAGACGCTCGACACCGAGGACCTGATGAAGCTCCAGAAGACGGGTCTACTCTAG
- a CDS encoding aldo/keto reductase yields the protein MEYTTLGNTGTTVSRLCYGTWRFGKKHGDTLETDREEAHELLDAAWEQGINFIDTANVYGDPDGTSEEWIGEWLEEYDREDFVIASKVYFPFDGWGEPGPNDSGLGRKHIRAQIEGTLERLGTDYLDLYYIHRWDDDTPIRETMSVLTDLVCEGKVNYLGASSMAAWKLTKALWTSDVEGLERFDVTQPMVNAAHYDAVGDYLDVCADQELAVCPYSPLAGGFLTGKYDRTEDGTVEAPDGSRGTLTETFGDRYATDRAWDVLEAVEEVAEQVDATPAQVSLRWLMAQDRFTCVPIVGARSPAQLAENVGAVEIDLTDEQFERIDEARAGAGEQ from the coding sequence ATGGAGTACACGACACTCGGTAACACCGGAACGACCGTCTCGAGACTCTGTTATGGCACCTGGCGCTTTGGCAAGAAACACGGCGACACCCTCGAGACCGACCGCGAAGAAGCCCACGAGTTGCTCGACGCCGCCTGGGAGCAGGGAATTAACTTCATCGACACCGCCAACGTCTACGGCGACCCCGACGGCACGAGCGAGGAGTGGATCGGCGAGTGGCTCGAAGAGTACGACCGCGAAGACTTCGTCATCGCCTCGAAAGTCTACTTCCCGTTCGACGGCTGGGGCGAACCCGGACCGAACGACTCTGGCCTCGGACGCAAACACATCCGGGCACAGATCGAGGGGACGCTCGAGCGACTGGGCACCGACTATCTCGACCTTTACTACATCCACCGCTGGGACGACGACACGCCGATCCGTGAGACGATGTCCGTGCTCACGGACCTCGTCTGCGAGGGGAAGGTCAACTACCTCGGCGCGAGTTCGATGGCCGCCTGGAAGCTCACGAAGGCGCTGTGGACCAGCGACGTGGAGGGGCTCGAGCGGTTCGACGTCACTCAGCCGATGGTCAACGCCGCCCACTACGACGCGGTCGGCGACTATCTCGACGTCTGTGCCGACCAGGAGCTGGCGGTCTGTCCCTACTCGCCGCTCGCCGGCGGGTTCCTGACCGGCAAGTACGACCGCACCGAAGACGGGACCGTCGAGGCACCGGACGGCTCCCGGGGCACGCTCACCGAAACGTTCGGCGACCGGTACGCGACCGACCGAGCCTGGGACGTCCTCGAGGCCGTCGAAGAAGTCGCGGAGCAAGTTGACGCGACGCCAGCACAGGTGTCACTGCGGTGGCTGATGGCACAGGATCGGTTCACTTGTGTCCCGATCGTTGGCGCTCGTTCGCCCGCCCAACTCGCGGAGAACGTCGGTGCCGTGGAGATCGATCTCACGGACGAGCAGTTCGAGCGGATCGACGAGGCTCGCGCTGGCGCTGGCGAACAGTAA
- a CDS encoding ABC transporter permease, translated as MTAILRVESRKLVRGTAILTGLLVMLSAFFFVVFPSIQEEAELFEEVYPEYLLDLLGIEELHTIEGFVGGYIFPFIWILLAGIYFAYVSAGMISQDVRARRMDLLLANPISRESVVLQKVAALWVPLVSLTTGMVAVLLAGATVLGEPIDPVSLAIVHLLGIPYLLVCAGIGILLSAVVDRVETAQATALVLVFAFWLVDGLSHMNPDFEWVGELTPSRYYDPSAILVHEEYALLDAGILLVAFLVLVSTAVLVFVRGDI; from the coding sequence ATGACGGCCATCCTGCGCGTCGAGTCGCGGAAGCTGGTTCGTGGAACGGCGATCCTGACGGGACTTCTCGTCATGCTTTCGGCGTTTTTCTTCGTCGTCTTCCCGAGCATCCAGGAAGAGGCGGAGCTGTTCGAGGAGGTGTATCCGGAGTACTTGCTCGACCTCCTGGGGATCGAGGAACTGCACACGATCGAGGGGTTCGTCGGCGGCTACATCTTCCCGTTCATCTGGATTCTGTTGGCCGGGATCTACTTCGCGTACGTCAGTGCAGGCATGATTTCGCAGGACGTCCGTGCCCGACGAATGGACCTCTTGCTCGCGAACCCGATCTCTCGCGAGTCGGTCGTCCTTCAGAAGGTTGCCGCCCTGTGGGTTCCCCTGGTCTCGTTGACCACCGGGATGGTGGCGGTGTTACTCGCCGGTGCGACCGTCCTCGGGGAACCGATCGATCCCGTCTCGCTCGCGATTGTCCACCTGCTCGGGATTCCCTACCTGCTGGTCTGTGCCGGAATCGGGATTCTCCTCTCGGCCGTCGTCGATCGCGTCGAAACCGCACAGGCTACGGCGCTGGTGCTGGTGTTCGCGTTCTGGCTGGTCGACGGTCTCTCACACATGAACCCCGACTTCGAGTGGGTCGGCGAACTCACCCCGAGTCGGTACTACGATCCGTCGGCGATCCTCGTCCACGAGGAGTACGCCCTCCTCGACGCCGGAATCCTTCTCGTGGCGTTTCTCGTCCTGGTGAGTACCGCCGTCCTCGTCTTCGTACGGGGGGACATATGA
- a CDS encoding DsbA family protein gives MHRRSFLSSAVAGTAVTVSLAGCSALQMGGLEELEGVDPERQLPVPTLGDGAVTVEVYEDLGCPACHQFQAEVVPVLAEEYVESDEISYRHYDFPVDAADESVRMANAARAVQSETHEGEGDPNGQFFDYKSAVMASDDWSDDALAELASVVDVDPDVVSSALEDGAYYPTIVADRDRGEETGVGGTPTVVVDGSIVDEPLDPDAVASHVEEA, from the coding sequence ATGCACCGTCGTTCGTTCCTCTCGAGTGCCGTCGCTGGAACCGCCGTAACCGTCTCCCTCGCCGGTTGTAGCGCCCTGCAAATGGGCGGCCTCGAGGAACTCGAGGGCGTCGATCCCGAACGCCAGCTCCCAGTCCCGACGCTGGGTGACGGCGCTGTCACCGTCGAGGTCTACGAGGATCTGGGCTGTCCGGCCTGCCACCAGTTCCAGGCCGAGGTGGTTCCGGTGCTCGCCGAGGAGTACGTCGAGTCGGACGAGATCTCGTATCGCCACTACGACTTCCCCGTCGACGCGGCCGACGAGTCGGTCAGGATGGCAAACGCCGCTCGAGCGGTCCAATCCGAAACCCACGAAGGTGAAGGCGATCCGAACGGCCAGTTCTTCGATTACAAGTCTGCAGTGATGGCAAGCGACGACTGGAGCGACGACGCGCTCGCGGAACTGGCGAGCGTCGTCGACGTCGATCCCGACGTCGTCTCGAGCGCACTCGAGGACGGGGCCTACTATCCGACGATCGTCGCCGACCGCGACCGCGGCGAAGAGACGGGGGTCGGGGGGACACCGACGGTCGTCGTCGACGGGTCGATCGTCGACGAACCGCTCGATCCCGACGCGGTCGCCTCACACGTCGAAGAAGCATAG
- a CDS encoding tubulin/FtsZ family protein: MKAALIGVGQAGGKITERLARFDAEMGFDAVRGALAINSATSDLQSIEYVDTQLVGADQVGGHGAGGDRDLGESLVESNVQQVLDELEGRITSDVEAIFVIAGLGGGTGSGGAPVIVDALQGIYDKPVYAIGVVPGHNEGKLYRVNAGNALKTVVDAADATLLIDNDAWHEQGESVEGAYDTINGNIAQRVGLLLASGEAVEGVGASVVDSSEVINTLRSGGIAALGYASAPASEDSAENVRTVMTVSRQALLTGTSLPDATTADSALLVVAGEPEIISRKGVEKARRWISEEVGSRRIRGGDFPLESGRLGALVLLGNVDRPGRVEDLIEEAWAAKQASDGDRDDAEEDLIDDRLEGLF; the protein is encoded by the coding sequence ATGAAAGCTGCCCTGATCGGAGTTGGTCAGGCCGGTGGAAAGATAACCGAACGGCTCGCTCGGTTCGACGCCGAGATGGGATTCGACGCCGTTCGTGGTGCCCTGGCCATCAACTCCGCAACATCAGACCTCCAATCGATCGAATACGTCGACACGCAGCTGGTCGGTGCAGACCAGGTTGGCGGACACGGCGCTGGCGGCGACCGCGACCTCGGTGAGTCACTCGTCGAATCGAACGTCCAGCAGGTGCTGGACGAACTCGAGGGCCGGATCACGTCCGACGTCGAAGCGATTTTCGTGATCGCCGGTCTCGGTGGCGGTACGGGTAGCGGCGGGGCACCGGTGATCGTCGACGCCCTCCAGGGAATCTACGACAAGCCGGTGTACGCGATTGGTGTCGTTCCCGGCCACAACGAGGGGAAACTCTACCGGGTAAACGCCGGCAACGCGCTGAAGACGGTTGTCGACGCGGCCGATGCGACCCTGTTGATCGACAACGACGCCTGGCACGAACAGGGCGAGAGCGTCGAGGGTGCCTACGACACGATCAACGGCAACATCGCCCAGCGGGTCGGCCTGTTGCTCGCTTCCGGTGAGGCCGTCGAGGGAGTCGGAGCCAGTGTCGTCGACTCGAGTGAGGTCATCAATACGCTCCGTTCGGGGGGGATTGCGGCGCTTGGCTATGCGAGTGCGCCAGCGAGCGAGGACAGCGCAGAAAACGTGCGGACAGTTATGACAGTCTCGAGACAAGCGCTGCTTACGGGGACGAGCCTTCCTGACGCGACGACTGCCGACTCCGCGTTGCTCGTCGTCGCGGGTGAACCCGAGATCATCTCACGCAAGGGCGTCGAGAAGGCACGGCGGTGGATCAGCGAGGAAGTCGGCAGTCGGAGAATCCGCGGTGGGGACTTCCCGCTGGAGAGCGGCCGGCTCGGAGCTCTCGTTTTGCTCGGGAACGTCGACCGGCCAGGTCGTGTAGAAGATCTGATAGAGGAGGCGTGGGCGGCAAAGCAGGCAAGCGACGGTGATCGGGACGATGCCGAGGAGGACCTCATCGACGATCGTCTCGAGGGGCTATTTTAG
- a CDS encoding cold-shock protein — MAEGNVDFFNDTGGYGFISTDDADEDVFFHMEDVGGPDLEEGTDIEFDIEQAPKGPRATNVTRL, encoded by the coding sequence ATGGCAGAAGGTAACGTTGATTTCTTCAACGACACAGGCGGTTACGGTTTCATTTCGACGGACGACGCGGACGAGGACGTTTTCTTCCACATGGAAGACGTTGGCGGTCCGGACCTCGAAGAAGGCACAGACATCGAATTCGACATCGAACAGGCCCCCAAGGGCCCCCGGGCAACCAACGTCACCCGTTTGTAA
- a CDS encoding ABC transporter ATP-binding protein: MPTIEIADLTKRYGDVVANDAVTFDVESGEIFGYLGPNGAGKTTTIRLLLGLITPTSGTAEVLGADIRDRRALTEAKASIGYLPDTLGFEERLTGRQALDYFARMRGDERRDELLELFPPPLEKPIETYSAGNRRMLGIVQAFMHDPDLAILDEPTSGLDPLKQDRMHAFLEEERDAGKTIFFSSHVLSEVQRVCDRVGIIREGKLVALEEIDDLLQRSGKQVRVQLAESVEEDGFVTPEMIDVETVDATVRFTYTGESADLLEHLVQYEVEDVDIGDPQLDDIFKHYYGDEPAEAG; this comes from the coding sequence ATGCCGACGATCGAGATAGCCGATCTCACCAAACGTTACGGGGATGTCGTCGCGAACGACGCCGTCACTTTCGACGTCGAATCAGGCGAGATATTCGGCTATCTGGGCCCCAACGGTGCAGGGAAGACGACCACCATCCGGCTGTTGCTCGGCCTGATCACACCAACCTCCGGCACAGCCGAGGTACTTGGCGCTGACATCCGTGATCGACGGGCACTCACCGAAGCGAAGGCGAGCATCGGCTACCTGCCGGATACGCTGGGATTCGAGGAGCGCCTCACCGGGCGGCAGGCACTCGACTACTTCGCACGGATGCGTGGCGACGAGCGCCGAGACGAGTTACTGGAACTGTTTCCCCCGCCACTCGAGAAACCGATCGAAACGTACTCGGCGGGGAACCGACGGATGCTCGGTATCGTCCAGGCGTTCATGCACGACCCCGACCTCGCTATTCTGGACGAGCCGACGTCCGGGCTGGACCCGCTCAAACAGGACCGGATGCACGCCTTTCTCGAGGAAGAACGCGATGCCGGCAAGACGATCTTTTTCTCGTCGCACGTTCTCAGCGAGGTCCAGCGCGTCTGCGATCGCGTGGGGATCATCCGGGAGGGGAAACTGGTCGCCCTGGAGGAGATCGACGACCTGCTGCAACGCAGCGGCAAGCAGGTCCGGGTGCAACTGGCCGAGTCGGTCGAAGAAGACGGGTTCGTCACGCCGGAGATGATCGACGTCGAAACCGTCGACGCCACGGTCCGGTTCACCTACACCGGCGAGTCGGCCGACCTGCTCGAGCATCTCGTCCAGTACGAAGTCGAAGACGTCGACATCGGAGACCCTCAGCTCGACGACATCTTCAAACACTACTACGGGGACGAGCCCGCGGAGGCAGGATGA
- a CDS encoding SDR family oxidoreductase — MHVAILGCGYVGLELGRQLTARDHEVVGVRRSDAGIDAIEDAGFDAVRADVTDPESLASVPDVDAVVFAASSGGRDAEAAREIYLEGLRTAIETFGDRENAPNRLVYTSSTGVYGDHDGNPVDEETPLEPTTEKTEVLVDAERLALELSAEYGVDGTVARFAGLYGPGRYRLERYLDGPVTEGYLNMVHRDDAAGAVRHLLEEDLATGEVVLVVDDEPIEKWAFADWLADECDRSRPEKQTTADRLENDELSASARQRILANKRCSNEKLREAGYEFAYPTFREGYRDVIDDYCNE, encoded by the coding sequence ATGCACGTCGCTATCCTTGGCTGTGGTTACGTCGGTCTCGAACTCGGTCGCCAGCTCACCGCCCGCGATCACGAGGTCGTCGGCGTTCGCCGTTCCGACGCAGGGATCGACGCGATCGAAGACGCCGGCTTCGACGCCGTCCGCGCGGACGTCACCGATCCCGAGAGCCTCGCGTCCGTCCCCGATGTCGACGCGGTCGTCTTCGCCGCCAGCAGCGGCGGCCGCGACGCCGAGGCCGCACGCGAAATCTACCTCGAGGGACTTCGAACCGCAATCGAGACCTTCGGCGACCGCGAGAACGCGCCCAACCGACTCGTCTACACCTCCTCGACGGGCGTCTACGGCGATCACGACGGCAACCCGGTCGACGAGGAGACGCCACTCGAGCCGACGACAGAGAAGACCGAGGTGCTCGTCGACGCCGAACGACTCGCGCTCGAACTATCCGCGGAGTACGGCGTCGACGGCACCGTCGCTCGCTTCGCCGGCCTCTACGGTCCCGGCCGGTACCGCCTCGAGCGGTATCTCGACGGCCCCGTCACCGAGGGGTATCTGAATATGGTCCACCGTGACGACGCCGCGGGTGCGGTCCGGCACCTGCTCGAGGAAGACCTCGCAACCGGCGAGGTGGTACTCGTCGTCGACGACGAACCGATCGAGAAGTGGGCGTTCGCGGACTGGCTCGCCGACGAGTGTGATCGGTCGCGGCCCGAGAAACAGACGACAGCCGATCGACTCGAGAACGACGAGCTCTCGGCGAGCGCGCGCCAGCGAATCCTGGCGAACAAGCGCTGTTCGAACGAGAAGCTGCGGGAAGCCGGCTACGAGTTCGCCTACCCGACGTTCCGCGAGGGCTATCGTGACGTGATCGACGACTACTGCAACGAGTGA